From Carnobacterium alterfunditum DSM 5972:
AAAAAGCTAGCAGCATACATGAAAAACAAGAACAATTAGGGGAAAAAGAAAAAAGAGTTGCTATTTGGAAAGAGAAAATCAATTACTTGGAACCTGTAATTTTTGTTGATTGGACTAACCATGAACAGTTGATTGAAGGAATAAAACATTTTTTCAATGAGGCTACAGCTGATGAAGAAAGAATCAGAACTAGTGCAAAGCAGCAAAAAGCAGTACACCAATATATTGAACAATTTATTATGCAACAAAAAGAATTTGAAAAAAAACGTATCCGCCTGTTACACTCTGTTAAAGCAAAAACTGAAGAGGAATTTCGTAAGAAATATGTTTTAAATGAAGAACTCACAAAAAAAATAGCTCGATTAAATCTATTAGAACAGCAAGTTGGCGAGTACAGTGAGTTACTTGAAACGTATCGCGACAAGGCTGCTTTACTGGAAAGTATTCAAAGTATGAAAATTAAACTTCAACACTTAAAAGAAACAATTGAAAGTAAATTAAACAAAAAAATTAAAATAGACGTTGCTTTGAAAAATCTAGAAGTTGGTGGAGCGTATTCTGAATTATTGCAAGAATACGCTAATTTAAAAAGCGAAATACAAACGCTAGTCGATGAATGGACTAAATACAAGATAGCGGCTGAACTCATTGAGCGAACATTAACTAAAGCCAGGAAAGATCGTTTCCCAGCTACTATTCGAGATACCACATATTTTTTCAATATCTTAACACAAGGTAATTATGAGAAGGTCTTCCTAAAAGATCAGGCAATTACGGTTCAACGTAAAGATGGTACTTTATTCGAAGCTTTTGAGCTGTCTCAAGCAACGGCTGAACAACTCTATGTCGCTTTACGTTTTTCATTTGTAAAAAATGCTAGCGACTTAATTCAATTGCCATTATTGGTCGATGATGGTTTTGTGAATTTTGATCAACAACGTAAAAAAGAGATGTACCAACTGTTAGAGAAAATTAGTGAAGATGTACAGGTGTTTTATTTTACATTTGATGAAACTGTTACAGATGTTTTTCGAAAAGAACAGGTAGAAATGTTATAATAAAGAAAAGTTTTGAATAGAAAGAGGGATTCGAATGGAAAAAAAATTATTTGAGTATACGAACGATGAGACATTTGAAATCTATCTATTAATTAAATCGGCAGATATTAGAGTTGCAAAAAATGGCAAAAAATTTATTGCTTTTACATTTCAAGATAAAAGTGGTCAAATGGATGGTAAATACTGGGATGCACCAGAGGGAGATATTGCTGCCTTTACTGCTGGAAAAGTTGTGAAGGTTTCAGGAAAACGAGAATTATACCAAGGAAACCCTCAAATCAAATTGTTTAAAATTTCAGTAATAAAATCAGGCGATTCAGATAATCCTGATTTGTATGTTGAAAGGGCTCCATTAAAAAAAGAAGATATGATGGAAGAAATAAATGATACCTTATTTGAAATAACGAATGCTAACATGAATCGTATTGTACGTTATTTATTAAATCAATATCAAAAATCTTTCTTTCAGCATCCAGCAGCAAAAAGGTTCCATCATGCTTTTACTGGAGGGTTAGCTTTTCATACTGTATCAATGTTAAGGATTGCGAAAACGTTAGCCGATCAATACGAAGAAATCAATAAACCGTTACTTTATTCGGGAGTTATCTTGCATGACTTAGGTAAAATTGTTGAACTTTCTGGAGCAATCGCTACTGAATATACTCTAGAAGGAAACCTTTTAGGGCATATTGTTATAGTAGATGAAGAAATCACAAAAGCATGTATGGCACTTAAGATTGATGAAAAAAATGAAGACGTACTCCTTTTAAAACATATGGTTTTAGCTCATCATGGACAACTTGAATATGGTTCACCAGTTAGACCAAAGTTAAGAGAAGCTGAAATTTTATTTATGATCGATAATTTGGATGCGACTATCACTATGTTGAATTCTACGTTGAGCAGAACAGAGCCAGGTTTGTTTACAGAGAGAATTTTTGGTTTAGATAATCGTTCTTTTTATAAGCCTAATGAATCTGAAAAGGCAAATGAAAATTAAATAGCTAAAGCAAAAAGGGTTTAGGACATTAGTCCTAAACCCTTTTTGCTTATTTAATATAATTGATTGTTTCATTGAACGGCCAAAGACCTGACTGATTATTCAGCAGCAGATTCTTCAACAGCAGACTCTTCAGTAGCAGACTCTTCAGTAGCAGACTCTTCGGTAGCAGGCTCTTCGGTAGTAGGCTCTTCGGTAGCAGACTCTTCGGTAGCAGGCTCTTCTTCAGTTACCAAGTAAGTGTCCATTGCAGTAGACAAGTCTTTATCTTCGATGATAATGTTAGCATCTTGCATAATTCCTGAAATAACTTCTTGAATATATGCACTATCAGCTAATTTAGTTGTTAATAATTGATCTTCGATTGTATCTGTTTCTTCTTCAAGTGTTCCTTTTTCAGGTTTTTCAATCATTTTGATAATGTGGTAACCATACTCTGTAGCAACTGGTTCAGTTGTCATTTCGCCTTCTTTTAAAGCAAATGCGGCTTCTTCAAATTCAGCAACCATTTCACCGGATGAGAAAGTCACTTCTCCGCCATTAGCTGCACTAGCAGTATCAGCTGAATTTTCAGTAGCAAGTTCTGCGAAATCAGCACCATCATTTAATTGAGTAATAAGGTCTTTTGCTGTTTCTTCATCCTCTACAAGAATATGAGCTGCAGTGACGGCAGGTGTATAAGCATCATAAGCGGCTTTTATTTCTTCTTCAGATAATTTAGTTTTGTCTTTTACTGCTTCTTCAA
This genomic window contains:
- a CDS encoding peptidylprolyl isomerase; this encodes MKKSLLVTITILAGLTIAGCSDSTVASSTAGKITEDDFYEAMKETVGTSMLQQLIIEDVLTDLYGDVVTDEVVDKQYTTEETAMGGADAFENIMLQQGYTPDNYKDTIRLNLLIEEAVKDKTKLSEEEIKAAYDAYTPAVTAAHILVEDEETAKDLITQLNDGADFAELATENSADTASAANGGEVTFSSGEMVAEFEEAAFALKEGEMTTEPVATEYGYHIIKMIEKPEKGTLEEETDTIEDQLLTTKLADSAYIQEVISGIMQDANIIIEDKDLSTAMDTYLVTEEEPATEESATEEPTTEEPATEESATEESATEESAVEESAAE
- a CDS encoding 3'-5' exoribonuclease YhaM family protein, which codes for MEKKLFEYTNDETFEIYLLIKSADIRVAKNGKKFIAFTFQDKSGQMDGKYWDAPEGDIAAFTAGKVVKVSGKRELYQGNPQIKLFKISVIKSGDSDNPDLYVERAPLKKEDMMEEINDTLFEITNANMNRIVRYLLNQYQKSFFQHPAAKRFHHAFTGGLAFHTVSMLRIAKTLADQYEEINKPLLYSGVILHDLGKIVELSGAIATEYTLEGNLLGHIVIVDEEITKACMALKIDEKNEDVLLLKHMVLAHHGQLEYGSPVRPKLREAEILFMIDNLDATITMLNSTLSRTEPGLFTERIFGLDNRSFYKPNESEKANEN